One part of the Sarcophilus harrisii chromosome 5, mSarHar1.11, whole genome shotgun sequence genome encodes these proteins:
- the WNT1 gene encoding proto-oncogene Wnt-1: protein MGTETLLLSWGAATLLALAAMPGVLAANSSGRWWGIVNVASSTNLLTDSKSLQLVLEPSLQLLSRKQRRLIRQNPGILHSVSGGLQSAVRECKWQFRNRRWNCPTASGPHVFGKIVNRGCRETAFIFAITSAGVTHSVARSCSEGSIESCTCDYRRRGPGGPDWHWGGCSDNIDFGRLFGREFVDSGEKGRDLRFLMNLHNNEAGRTTVFSEMRQECKCHGMSGSCTVRTCWMRLPTLRAVGDVLRDRFDGASRVLYGNRGSNRASRAELLRLEPEDPAHKPPSPHDLVYFEKSPNFCTYSGRTGTAGTAGRACNSSSPALDGCELLCCGRGHRTRTQRVTERCNCTFHWCCHVSCRNCTHTRVLHECL, encoded by the exons ATGGGGACCGAGACTCTACTTTTGAGCTGGGGAGCCGCCACACTGCTGGCGCTAGCGGCTATGCCTGGAGTTCTGGCCGCCAACAGCAGCGGCAGATGGTG GGGCATAGTGAACGTGGCGTCCTCCACCAACCTACTGACCGATTCAAAGAGCTTGCAATTGGTGCTGGAACCGAGTCTGCAGTTGCTTAGCCGCAAACAGCGGCGGCTAATTCGTCAAAACCCGGGGATCTTGCACAGCGTGAGCGGCGGTTTGCAGAGCGCTGTGAGGGAGTGCAAGTGGCAGTTTCGGAATCGACGCTGGAACTGCCCCACAGCTTCAGGACCCCACGTTTTCGGCAAGATAGTCAACCGAG GATGCCGAGAGACTGCTTTTATTTTCGCCATCACATCTGCTGGGGTGACACACTCTGTTGCTCGCTCCTGTTCCGAGGGTTCCATAGAATCTTGTACGTGCGACTACCGGCGACGTGGCCCGGGAGGTCCGGACTGGCACTGGGGCGGCTGCAGTGACAACATCGACTTCGGTCGCCTCTTTGGCAGAGAATTTGTGGActctggggagaaggggagggaccTGCGTTTCCTCATGAATCTTCACAACAACGAGGCGGGGCGCACA ACTGTGTTCTCGGAGATGCGCCAGGAGTGCAAGTGCCACGGGATGTCGGGCTCTTGCACGGTGCGCACTTGCTGGATGCGATTGCCCACGCTGCGCGCGGTGGGTGACGTGCTGCGGGACCGCTTTGACGGCGCCTCGCGCGTGCTCTACGGCAACAGGGGCAGTAACCGCGCCTCCCGCGCGGAGCTGCTGCGCTTAGAGCCAGAAGATCCTGCCCACAAGCCGCCCTCTCCTCACGACCTCGTTTACTTCGAGAAGTCACCCAACTTCTGCACCTACAGCGGGCGCACGGGCACGGCGGGCACGGCGGGACGCGCCTGCAACAGCTCCTCCCCGGCCCTGGACGGCTGCGAGCTCCTGTGCTGCGGGCGCGGCCACCGCACGCGCACGCAGCGCGTCACCGAGCGCTGCAACTGCACCTTCCACTGGTGCTGCCATGTCAGCTGCCGCAACTGCACCCACACGCGGGTGCTGCACGAGTGCCTGTGA